A window of Cryptomeria japonica chromosome 3, Sugi_1.0, whole genome shotgun sequence contains these coding sequences:
- the LOC131027942 gene encoding putative calcium-binding protein CML19: MADLNEIRRVYEMVDENADVDMSVSEICGFKIPLSEDDVRFTLTTSLQENCSVVRFVEPFEIYESILNIDHNKENETPEDLMEPFTLFDHHKDGNITSEDLQQCEQVICRFDLDCNGMLDFSEFKRMTCLLSRLHDE; encoded by the coding sequence ATGGCTGATCTTAATGAGATTCGTAGAGTGTATGAGATGGTGGATGAAAATGCAGATGTGGATATGAGCGTGAGTGAGATATGTGGCTTCAAAATTCCACTCTCAGAAGATGATGTGAGATTTACGCTTACCACTTCTCTTCAAGAGAATTGTAGCGTCGTGCGATTTGTGGAACCTTTTGAGATCTATGAATCCATTCTAAACATTGATCACAATAAAGAAAACGAAACTCCAGAGGATTTGATGGAACCATTCACTTTGTTCGACCACCATAAAGATGGAAACATAACTTCAGAGGACTTGCAGCAATGCGAACAAGTGATATGCCGATTTGATTTGGACTGCAATGGAATGTTAGACTTCTCTGAATTCAAACGTATGACATGTCTTCTTAGCCGTCTCCATGATGAATGA